In Clostridia bacterium, the following proteins share a genomic window:
- a CDS encoding dihydroorotate dehydrogenase gives MEPDLSTSLGPLKLANPVVLAAGTCGWGLELAPYLPLEQVGAVTVKSLTLDPWPGNPPPRLAETAGGLLNSVGLENPGVDHFVSRIWPELRLRRVPVIASLAGRTREEYAAVADRLNEARGLAALEINISCPNVKAGGLTFGSRPEDAAAVVEAVRRKTSLPLLVKLAPLTADPVGVARAVVEAGADALTVANTVPAMSIDVTARRPRLGNAVGGLSGPAIKPIILRLVWDISAALPGVPLLGLGGICTAEDALEFLLAGARAVGIGTATLLNPRAALNVLKGLVDYCRRHDIRRLTELVGAARRRGREGAPGEGGEEPCSPGKG, from the coding sequence ATGGAACCCGACCTGAGCACCAGCCTGGGACCCCTTAAGCTGGCCAATCCGGTAGTCCTGGCCGCAGGCACCTGCGGCTGGGGCCTGGAACTGGCTCCGTATTTGCCCCTGGAGCAGGTGGGGGCGGTTACGGTGAAGAGCCTCACCCTGGATCCCTGGCCGGGCAATCCTCCGCCCCGGCTGGCCGAGACGGCCGGGGGGCTACTCAACTCCGTGGGCCTGGAGAACCCGGGCGTGGACCACTTTGTATCCCGCATATGGCCCGAGCTGAGGCTGAGGCGGGTACCGGTCATTGCCAGCCTGGCCGGTCGAACCCGGGAGGAGTACGCCGCGGTTGCCGACCGACTAAATGAGGCCCGGGGACTGGCGGCCCTTGAGATCAACATCTCCTGTCCCAACGTGAAGGCAGGCGGTCTCACCTTCGGCTCCCGGCCGGAGGACGCGGCCGCGGTGGTGGAGGCCGTCCGCCGCAAAACGTCCCTGCCTCTGCTGGTGAAGCTGGCCCCGCTGACCGCCGACCCGGTGGGCGTGGCCCGGGCGGTGGTGGAGGCGGGTGCGGATGCACTCACCGTGGCCAATACCGTTCCCGCCATGAGCATCGACGTCACCGCGCGCCGGCCGCGCCTGGGAAACGCGGTGGGCGGGCTCTCCGGGCCGGCGATCAAGCCGATCATCCTCCGCCTGGTCTGGGACATAAGCGCCGCGCTGCCGGGAGTACCGCTCCTCGGCCTGGGAGGCATTTGTACGGCCGAGGATGCCCTGGAGTTCCTGCTGGCGGGAGCCCGCGCGGTGGGCATCGGCACCGCCACCCTGTTAAACCCGCGGGCGGCGCTGAACGTGCTGAAAGGGCTGGTCGACTACTGCCGCCGTCATGACATCCGCCGACTGACCGAGCTGGTCGGAGCGGCAAGGCGCCGGGGGCGGGAAGGCGCTCCCGGCGAGGGAGGTGAAGAGCCCTGCAGCCCAGGGAAAGGCTGA